The Diprion similis isolate iyDipSimi1 chromosome 11, iyDipSimi1.1, whole genome shotgun sequence genome includes a region encoding these proteins:
- the LOC124412590 gene encoding proton channel OtopLc-like isoform X2 — MNNEPIPMPPPAGSEHSPDMHINMERIDNPHKRLSLRRQSIANAVMNQRRALLGALMSELGSNISLPSAVSLDHDYGQPHGSQLSIPHIQDHHSLRPTMLQLTPVATAAGPLVNMDVAKAPPTLPTPPTPPTPPTEKKYNHKYQELMSTLSTLYAKLLVVVGVAIPVTASVSKGVPTAYDQGYYLYLYLTSVAFVVMLYTTLMRDKAVKRLLIKHNMEEKIYEFPEDPGRPPIIQAQQYGSFCLRLGAVGFGAGSLVFTGLQIGAEISTSSGALRALTPAARLLLVTAQMHFIFLNSKDLELARHGALAKLGLMHMIATNLCEWLQALIQETRHEIDQLENEHESRRGILSGLLTNASPFLFPCTIEFSLICAVILFEMWKRIDEKPMRSESHTRSIHQLSIDCSSAHKGLFAGILIIAATILSLIMFFVLKEEKPDIAVQQVTVLEACILLGGIMASVGGAIKLRNLEPKPAKGQNLDATLLAAAQAGVYLHCLFSVVGGFLTTGPRWGIALTADILALVQSTVQTLLIKVAWRRRSATYDKPGKELITFLIVANIALWSVNTLEKSRAGVRPQHIEFFGVWAWTIITHVSMPLAIFFRFHSAICLFEVWKSCYKYRPPGSAQTPS; from the exons ATGAACAACGAGCCAATTCCAATGCCGCCACCTGCGGGTAGCGAACATTCTCCCGACATGCACATCAACATGGAACGAATAGATAATCCGCACAAACGTTTGAGTCTGAGAAGACAAAGCATAGCAAACGCCGTCATGAACCAGAGAAGAGCTTTACTCGG AGCTTTGATGAGCGAACTGGGAAGTAACATATCCCTTCCCTCGGCTGTGTCGCTCGATCACGACTATGGTCAGCCGCACGGAAGCCAGCTCTCGATTCCTCATATTCAAGACCATCACTCTCTCCGGCCAACGATGTTGCAATTAACGCCGGTTGCCACAGCTGCAGGACCCTTGGTGAACATGGACGTCGCGAAGG CGCCACCCACGTTGCCGACGCCACCGACGCCGCCGACGCCACCCACGGAAAAGAAGTACAACCACAAGTACCAGGAGCTTATGTCAACTCTGAGCACACTTTACGCGAAACTTTTGGTAGTCGTGGGTGTCGCCATACCCGTTACCGCCAGCGTTAGCAAAGGCGTGCCCACGGCTTATGATCAG GGATACTACCTTTACTTATACTTGACAAGTGTGGCATTTGTGGTGATGCTGTACACAACACTGATGAGGGACAAGGCGGTTAAAAGGTTGCTGATAAAGCACAACATGGAGGAAAAGATCTATGAATTTCCCGAGGATCCAGGCAGACCACCGATAATTCAG GCTCAGCAGTATGGCAGCTTCTGTCTCCGACTTGGCGCGGTTGGCTTTGGCGCTGGTTCTCTGGTCTTCACCGGGTTGCAAATCGGCGCTGAAATATCGACATCCTCGGGTGCCCTTCGAGCACTAACGCCGGCGGCCCGTCTTCTCCTGGTCACAGCCCAGATGCACTTCATATTTTTGAACAGTAAAGACTTGGAACTCGCGAGGCACGGCGCCCTCGCTAAATTGGGTCTCATGCATATGATCGCGACGAATTTATGCGAATGGTTGCAG GCTTTGATACAAGAGACACGTCACGAAATTGATCAGCTGGAAAACGAACACGAAAGTCGGCGTGGAATATTGTCAGGACTTCTAACGAACGCGAGTCCATTCCTGTTCCCTTGCACTATTGAGTTCAGTTTAATTTGCGCGGTTATACTGTTCGAGATGTGGAAAAGGATCGATGAAAAACCGATGAGAAGCGAAAGTCATACAAGATCTATTCACCAACTGAGCATAGACTGCAGCAGTGCACATAA AGGATTGTTCGCCGGTATATTGATCATAGCTGCAACCATACTTAGCTTGATCATGTTCTTcgtattgaaagaagaaaagccCGACATCGCTGTGCAACAAGTCACGGTCCTTGAGGCTTGCATACTGCTCGGAG GCATAATGGCGTCCGTGGGAGGCGCGATAAAACTACGAAACCTAGAACCAAAGCCAGCGAAGGGACAGAACCTGGACGCAACTTTGCTGGCGGCAGCTCAAGCAGGAGTTTACTTGCACTGTTTGTTCAGCGTGGTGGGAGGATTTCTGACAACTGGTCCACGCTGGGGTATCGCTTTGACCGCCGACATATTGGCACTCGTTCAAAGCACCGTTCAAACATTGCTCATTAAG GTTGCCTGGAGGCGACGTTCAGCGACGTACGATAAACCGGGAAAAGAGCTAATTACCTTCCTGATAGTAGCGAACATCGCGCTCTGGTCGGTAAATACTCTGGAAAAATCTCGAGCTGGAGTCCGTCCGCAGCACATTGAATTCTTCGGTGTTTGGGCCTGGACGATAATCACTCACGTATCAATGCCACTGGCGATATTCTTCAGGTTTCACTCCGCGATCTGCCTTTTCGAGGTTTGGAAGAGCTGCTACAAGTACAGACCACCAGGATCAGCTCAAACGCCAAGCTAA
- the LOC124412590 gene encoding proton channel OtopLc-like isoform X1, with protein MNNEPIPMPPPAGSEHSPDMHINMERIDNPHKRLSLRRQSIANAVMNQRRALLGALMSELGSNISLPSAVSLDHDYGQPHGSQLSIPHIQDHHSLRPTMLQLTPVATAAGPLVNMDVAKGEWTPPTLPTPPTPPTPPTEKKYNHKYQELMSTLSTLYAKLLVVVGVAIPVTASVSKGVPTAYDQGYYLYLYLTSVAFVVMLYTTLMRDKAVKRLLIKHNMEEKIYEFPEDPGRPPIIQAQQYGSFCLRLGAVGFGAGSLVFTGLQIGAEISTSSGALRALTPAARLLLVTAQMHFIFLNSKDLELARHGALAKLGLMHMIATNLCEWLQALIQETRHEIDQLENEHESRRGILSGLLTNASPFLFPCTIEFSLICAVILFEMWKRIDEKPMRSESHTRSIHQLSIDCSSAHKGLFAGILIIAATILSLIMFFVLKEEKPDIAVQQVTVLEACILLGGIMASVGGAIKLRNLEPKPAKGQNLDATLLAAAQAGVYLHCLFSVVGGFLTTGPRWGIALTADILALVQSTVQTLLIKVAWRRRSATYDKPGKELITFLIVANIALWSVNTLEKSRAGVRPQHIEFFGVWAWTIITHVSMPLAIFFRFHSAICLFEVWKSCYKYRPPGSAQTPS; from the exons ATGAACAACGAGCCAATTCCAATGCCGCCACCTGCGGGTAGCGAACATTCTCCCGACATGCACATCAACATGGAACGAATAGATAATCCGCACAAACGTTTGAGTCTGAGAAGACAAAGCATAGCAAACGCCGTCATGAACCAGAGAAGAGCTTTACTCGG AGCTTTGATGAGCGAACTGGGAAGTAACATATCCCTTCCCTCGGCTGTGTCGCTCGATCACGACTATGGTCAGCCGCACGGAAGCCAGCTCTCGATTCCTCATATTCAAGACCATCACTCTCTCCGGCCAACGATGTTGCAATTAACGCCGGTTGCCACAGCTGCAGGACCCTTGGTGAACATGGACGTCGCGAAGGGTGAGTGGA CGCCACCCACGTTGCCGACGCCACCGACGCCGCCGACGCCACCCACGGAAAAGAAGTACAACCACAAGTACCAGGAGCTTATGTCAACTCTGAGCACACTTTACGCGAAACTTTTGGTAGTCGTGGGTGTCGCCATACCCGTTACCGCCAGCGTTAGCAAAGGCGTGCCCACGGCTTATGATCAG GGATACTACCTTTACTTATACTTGACAAGTGTGGCATTTGTGGTGATGCTGTACACAACACTGATGAGGGACAAGGCGGTTAAAAGGTTGCTGATAAAGCACAACATGGAGGAAAAGATCTATGAATTTCCCGAGGATCCAGGCAGACCACCGATAATTCAG GCTCAGCAGTATGGCAGCTTCTGTCTCCGACTTGGCGCGGTTGGCTTTGGCGCTGGTTCTCTGGTCTTCACCGGGTTGCAAATCGGCGCTGAAATATCGACATCCTCGGGTGCCCTTCGAGCACTAACGCCGGCGGCCCGTCTTCTCCTGGTCACAGCCCAGATGCACTTCATATTTTTGAACAGTAAAGACTTGGAACTCGCGAGGCACGGCGCCCTCGCTAAATTGGGTCTCATGCATATGATCGCGACGAATTTATGCGAATGGTTGCAG GCTTTGATACAAGAGACACGTCACGAAATTGATCAGCTGGAAAACGAACACGAAAGTCGGCGTGGAATATTGTCAGGACTTCTAACGAACGCGAGTCCATTCCTGTTCCCTTGCACTATTGAGTTCAGTTTAATTTGCGCGGTTATACTGTTCGAGATGTGGAAAAGGATCGATGAAAAACCGATGAGAAGCGAAAGTCATACAAGATCTATTCACCAACTGAGCATAGACTGCAGCAGTGCACATAA AGGATTGTTCGCCGGTATATTGATCATAGCTGCAACCATACTTAGCTTGATCATGTTCTTcgtattgaaagaagaaaagccCGACATCGCTGTGCAACAAGTCACGGTCCTTGAGGCTTGCATACTGCTCGGAG GCATAATGGCGTCCGTGGGAGGCGCGATAAAACTACGAAACCTAGAACCAAAGCCAGCGAAGGGACAGAACCTGGACGCAACTTTGCTGGCGGCAGCTCAAGCAGGAGTTTACTTGCACTGTTTGTTCAGCGTGGTGGGAGGATTTCTGACAACTGGTCCACGCTGGGGTATCGCTTTGACCGCCGACATATTGGCACTCGTTCAAAGCACCGTTCAAACATTGCTCATTAAG GTTGCCTGGAGGCGACGTTCAGCGACGTACGATAAACCGGGAAAAGAGCTAATTACCTTCCTGATAGTAGCGAACATCGCGCTCTGGTCGGTAAATACTCTGGAAAAATCTCGAGCTGGAGTCCGTCCGCAGCACATTGAATTCTTCGGTGTTTGGGCCTGGACGATAATCACTCACGTATCAATGCCACTGGCGATATTCTTCAGGTTTCACTCCGCGATCTGCCTTTTCGAGGTTTGGAAGAGCTGCTACAAGTACAGACCACCAGGATCAGCTCAAACGCCAAGCTAA